The region AGCAGGAAATCAGGCACCGTCTGGACAGACATTTCCTGGTCTGGCATTCCAATCTATGCCTCAAGTTGTTCAGATTCCTATGGCTGCAGGAGCCATACCCCTTCCTTCTCTCAATTCAGTAGGAACATAATATCTCTTCTGCATACActcttaatttaatatttttgaagtttaatgccttttgtttttattataacATATCCCCTTCATTTCAGCCAATTCCTGATTCATTGAACACACTGTCTGAGTTTATAAATAGCATGCAACAGGCACTATCACAAAATGGTATGATATTGAAACTGTTGCCCTTTTCTTTTAAATTGAACAGACAttgaaatatttatatttgcttATGCAGGTTATCGGCCAAATCTTTCTTCGACTAACCTTGCAGATCAAAGAGTGGAATTGCCTTCCAATGCACAGGGATTGCCAACACTTGAAGCATTAAGCACTGTATTGCATCGTGCAGAACAGTTGCTTGGTAGTCAAGCTGTTGCTGCACTATCTGTAATCTACACATCCCTTTTAAAAATATTCTGCTTTTCTCTTCAATTTGCAATTGTAGGATATTTGTTGTCTACAGTATAAGTTTTACTGGCAAGAAGACTTGAGCATTATAAATATACTCTTAACCAGTACTATCTTAAATGCTTGATTGTTTCATTCTATATATTTCTGTTCGGAGGAAGTATTACATGGTCATAATAACTGGCATTTTGAGTTTGTTTGTTTTAGCGATCGatggtaatgaagttttattTATATGAAATTATGAACTGAAAGTAATTAAGAGCCTTCCTAGTTTTGGTTCTTTAATTCAACTTAGTATTTGAGAGATGTATTTATTCTCGTGTTAAATAAAACATCTAATCTTCTGATATCTCACCATTCATCCCTGGCCATATGTGTTGATGCAATGACACATAAATCTCTAACAGACCGAGTCTAAAATAGAAGTAGCTCTGtccaactaatttttttttgttatcatgatgtagtatattttttattgtagGATTTGTTAGTATGAAATAACCTTACTATATTCGTTCTTTATCTTATCTGATTACGTTTTACTTGTAATTTTGCGACTCTAGCATATTGCTGGACGCCTAGAGCAAGAGGGGACTTCTACCGATCTGGGTATGAGGGGTCAAATACAGTCAGAGTCAATGCAGATAGGACTTGCTATGCAGCATTTGGGTGCACTTCTACTTGAACTTGGTCGAACAATGTTGACACTGCGTATGGGACAGTCTTatgtatgttttgattatttTCTTAAGTGATCTGGCTTACTTTATTGTGTCAAAATATTGTTCATGATCATATTCCAATTTCAGGCAGAATCAGTTGTGAATGCTGGACCAGCAGTTTATATTTCTCCATCAGGGCCAAATCCTATAATGGTGCAGGTTCGTCATTTATTTTGAACTATTCACATTAGCTGATGTTTCAATCAAGCATTCAAGTTGATTAACATGCGATAAACTATGCATGGTTTGatatttcaaaactgaaatgtGAAAATTATACAAGATTAGCTTGGTTTAACTGCAATTAGATTGTTAGCAGCAcattgaagattgaaagaaacaCAGCTGATAACCACTTTTATTTCGGAACCTTGTCGTAGTTACTCTGTTCAACAAAAATATTCATTGTGGAACTTGAGTAAAGAAATCTGATATTCACATGTACTCTTAAGTCTTAACATATTACACTGTATGCTTATTTTCTTGGCTTCAGAAACAATATAAACTAAATATTCAATAGATTGTGTCATGATATGTGAAAGAATGAATTAAAAGAATGACTGAGGATTGCTGTGAATCCGATTATATTTGCATATAGCAAAGTTAGCGCTGTATGCTAAATACTGGAAGGAAGGGGAAATCAGATAACATCTTTATTGAACTTGTAAGAGAAAAGAGGAAAATTAGGGAAAGATGTCTCTTTAAAAGTGGCTAGATTAGAGGCAAttagattgaagaaaaatcaaCAATGAAGCTAGGCTTCGCAGTCTTTCTGCGAGAGAAGGCAGTGGACTTGGTTTAGTTAAGTTCTATATTGAGCATCACTAGTTGCTTTAGAAAGGGTATCTACACATATAATTATGATGAGTAAACAATTGTTTTTAGCCCCTCAAAGATATAAGTGACATCTCTTTGGTCATCCGAAGAAAGTTTGCATCAGTTTAGTCCATCATCACTGAAAGTGATTAGTGACGTCAATTTAGTGATAGAAATTGTTAGAACTGGTAATTCACAGAGAAAGGGAAGAATCAATTGACGAACAATTGGATTCCAGAGCCTGAATTGATTCATGAACCCTTATCTCTATGTATTGAATATTGCAGAAAGAATAGGAAAAGCATACAGAGAAGGTAGTTGTAACTGAATCCCAAACATCCAACTAACCAAAACCTTGTGCTTTCCATTCTTTATGGTCTTcaacctttttcttcttttttgatgTTGTTGTCTTCATCAAAACCCAACCAAGGTCAAGGAGAGGCTCTTCTTCACAAATTGTGGTGTGCTAAGTGCTCGCATTATGCAAGTTCATTGATATTTGCAGCATATTTGATGATCAATTTACTGAACCATGTCCTTATCTGTGCGGTTTGGTTGATGGGTTTTGTATTTTCGTTTCTGACTCTGCTGATATATTGCTATTTTTCAGCCCTTTCCACTTCAGACAAGCTCCCTTTTTGGCGGTCCTGCTCCATCTTCAACTCCTGCATCTTTAGGTACCATTGGTATTGGAAGTGCTCCTAGGAATGTAAACATTCACATACATGCTGGTAAGTAAAACTAACTGTACTAATACCTATGAACTATAcagcttttatttattttgcttCTTACCAGGTACCTCTCTGGCACCAATTGTTTCAGCAATCGGTTCTAGGCCAAATAATGGGGAAGGGACAAGAAGTGAACACCGTAATGAGCCCGGCTCTGGTGATTCAGGTTCAACACGGGTATTACCTGTTCGAAATGCTGTATCAGCGACTCTCCCATCACACACTCCTGGTGTTGGAATTGCTGGTAGCACGCAAACTGGATCTGGTGTTTCTACTTCACAGCCACCTCATGATTCAGCTCCTTTTTCATCTGTTTTAGCTGAAATCCATTCTCGCCTTAGGAACTCTGTTGGTAATATGCAAGGAAATAACACAGTTCCGTCAGGTGGTTACCAAattgttatttcattttatatttaaGCTTCTATTCAGTATcatttagttttaaaattatttcgCGTTGAATCAGGACAAATGGAATCAAGTAATAGGGACTTGTCTTCTGGGCCTGAATCAAGACCTCCGCTGGGAAATGAACAGCAAGATACCATGGAGAATGGCTGTGAGGCTGCCAGTGCATCCTCAGTTGGTGGCACTTCTGAAACTGGAGTGGAGAAGGTAGTTCTTTTGCCCATACCTTATGATATATCTGTCTGCTACAAGGATTAATTTTAATTGACTAACAGTTTCTCAATCACAACCAGCCCCAAACCGAGGCAACCCAAACCTATAATAATGAAGAGAGAGATGTTTTGGTTGACAAATTCGTTTCAAGCAGCTCTTCCAATCAAGATTTACCAAGTTGTTCTAGTGGAGAAACAATAGTAAAATCAGAAAAAGTACAGGATGCTCCATCAGTAATCGAAAGACGAGATGGAACTGAACCTGCCAAAGCTGCTCCACTAGGATTGGGTGTGGGTGGTTTGGAGCGTAAGGTAAGCTTATTGGTAATGTTTTATGAATAAGAAGCCTGAAATTTCCAATTGACGTGGCATGCTGTGGGAATGGATTTGTTTGCGGTAATGTTGAAATGATATTTGCGGTGTTTGAAAGGTTGCTGGATGAGTCTTCTTCCTCCctttcaatttatttattttccttttttgacTTTACATTCTGTTATACTTCTTGCAGCAGTTCCCTCAATCACACTAAATTTTAACCACAAGAACACATCATATTTTCCAGTATGTATTTCTATAAATTAACCAATTTAAAAAGTAGCACAAGTCACATAGCCTTTGAATTCGGATTGTGTCTAGGCTTGTATCTTGGAgaatgaataaaatatttttactttgTACTAATTAGAAACTGAAAATATTTGGATTTAGAGTGTGGTTGTTTTAAGACAATGGTTGGTCAGATAACTTCTTAGATGTTGTGCTTGTGCTTTGATATGTCCGTATGAACTGTAGCTATGAATCCCATTCCTTGGCTGGTAGGTATTCTGAAGTCATTCTGTTCTTCAGCTtaacattgaatttttttagtatGCTTTCATAATTTGGAAGATAATATGATGTAGCAGTTTTGAACATGTTCTGTTGAAGCTAATTTTGTTGCACTTCCAAGACTAGCAATTTAAGTTTGggaatttttattaaaaaatgagGTTTCTATTTGACATGATTGTGACAGATTTATTTACCATGCTCCGCATCCTATGAAGATAAAGATTCCCCATGATGAGTGAAAGTGTCCCCGTTCCACCCTCTTTACCTACAGTTATTCTCTATGGggcatgtttatatatatatctttttttttcctcgGAAACATTTGCATTTTTTCTGAACTTTTTACTTAGGGGTTGGAGAATGGGAAATATTGATTTATCTGTGATATGGGAAAACGTGTCGTAAATGTTATAATAATGAAAAACAGCAGCATGCTGTAAAGAAAATGGAATACTTAACGTTTATTGAACTTCTAGAGTCTGTTATGTAAACTGTTACATAAACTGTAATAAAATTGTAAAGTTGACAAACTTGTGCTTAAATGATATGGACACTATTTAAATCTTTTACTTTATCATATTTCATGACTATATTCTTGACTTGTTCTTATTAAATTTGTGTGCCAAAACAGAGGCGAACTAGACCTCTATCTCCTTTAGGTAAAGGTGCTGATGATGGATCATCTGGTTCTTCCATCAATCAAAGTCAGCAGACCAGAACAGATGGTCAACATTTATTGCAAACTCTAGCTAGTCATGGATCTGCTGTGAATTTGAGAAATGCTAATAGAACATCCCAGCAGCCCTTGCCCTCCAGTAGTAGCCAGGTTGATGTGGCTGGTTTAATGTCTCAGCTTTTGCATAGCCCTGCTTTGAATGGTTTGTTGGAAGGAGTTTCACAACAAACAGGAGTTGACTCACCTGATGGATTGAGGAATACGTTGCAGCAGTTCACGCAGAGCCCACAGATGATGAATACAGTCAATCAGATTGTCCAACAGGTTGGCAGTCAGGATATGGGGAGAAATATGTTTGCTGGAATGGAGAGAGGGCAGGGTGGCGGTATTGACTTGTCAAGTATGTTCCAACAGATGATGCCTATTGTATCTCGAGCGCTTGGTGGGGGTAATCCTCCCTCGTTATTCTCTGCTACAGAGCCAGAACCTGGTGCACCCTACAGAGATGAAAGTTCTGATAATCGAAGCATACAGGTTTGTGTACATGTGCTAACTGCAAGCCGTTGGCTGTGTTACTGAACTTCCATGTTCTTTATTTCTGTGAGCTGTTAAGAACAATTAGTTTTGTGTTGGCCACTTATTTTGGTTCTAACTGAAGTCCTCTTCAGTTCCTATATGTTAACTGGAAGCTGGAATTTATAGATTTTTCCCATTGATGGGGTGAGCTTTCAATCTCCTCTTTGGCAGCAATAGAGTGAGAAAACTGGAGTATCATTTACATGTTGCATCTCTGTGACAAGTTGATGCTGCCTCTTAGAATTCTTATATTAGTCTTGTTTATGAGTGTTGTGGAAAGTTGGTTTGGAATGTGGTACATTTTGTTCCTACACTATTTATGTTGATAGATGGAACTGTCAAAAGGGCCTTGGCAACTGGGCCAGAGTGGGTTACTATGAGGATTAGCCCATTATTTTAGTGGCATGTTTGACATAGCTTGCTGGCCCATTAGATCTGTAAACCAAcctctttaattttattaaaataatttcttaATGTCTTTATGGTGGGTAAATGAACTAAAGCCTATTTTACTCTCCATTTATTTATGGCTCAGATAAGATCCTTCAAAGGCTGCTGGTGCATTTTTACTTGGCTCATCCTTAGCTAAGCCTGGCCTGCCCATTTTGACATTTCATGTTGCATGGCATGTATTTGTGTTAGTATGACTAAGTATTGTTTTCCTTTTGCCAGCCGTTGCAAACCATGGCCTAATTGTCTGTTTGCCCGTGGTTTGGCAGTCAAAATAACTAAACATTATTATCCATTATTTTTGTAAACTGAAATGTGGTAGTGCCTCAATAATGATGTTTTTATCTTTTCCAGCTTGACCTTCAATCAGTAGCTGAGAGGATTGATCGCCTGAATCCACCTAGTGATGTTTTCCGTGCTGTAGCTGAAAATGCTGTCGAGCTTTCTGGCAGTGGAAGTGCTTCTAGTGATCTTCTGGATGAGTTATGCAGCAATGAGAGCCTAGCTAGGGTAAGTATTCATTTATGTGAAATGTCCGTTGTGTGCTCAAAGGTGCTTGTTGCCTGTTGCACTGCCTTCATATGTTgatctgaagattttttttatgcTTTTTTAATGAAATGACTGCACAAtctcataaaaaattaaatttcttaTTATGCAGGAATATGTGGACATGTTGCGATATGATGTAAATCAGCTGCTCGAGGGACAATCTGAGTCGGACAAGTCCTAATTTAAGTTTATGTGCATATTCATTTTCTGCTTTGTTGCTTCTGTTTAGAGCAACAGCTTTTAACCTTCCTGAAAGTCCTTCTAGAAAATGATTTGGCGTGTTGTGCCCTCAAACAATTATTTGGTCTGGATCATTTTGACGGACTTCCAGATCTTGCGTGAAAAGTCAATATACACCACATGCCTGGCAGTTAATTCAAGTGTAACATTTGTTTGATGGCCTCAACAGCCATACTTATATATAGTCTTCTGGGCTCATTTTGGACATGTTAATTCTTGATCAAATAGCCTTGTACATCTTGTGCTTTCATTGCAATTTGATCCCTCTCCCTCAACCACCACTCTTCCTCCTTCAACCACCATAAAAAACTCATCTTAAAACCCAGAAATTCGTGAATTAGCCCAGAAATTCAtgaatcatcttcttcctccttcttactaatattttttttattctatattaccttatatattatatatttcttttaaaaaaatattgtttaattTATAACGGTAAAACCAGTGAAtatattttccgatgtatcaaaataAAACCAGTGAACATTAAACCGGTAAGGGTACCCGTTTCATCACGATCCAGTTCTAATAACTTTGATATTTGTATTAAACTTGATGTGGTTGTGTTGTCATGCGTGGTTTTTAAATTTACTGTCTAgttttatgtaattttatattttttattcacgtGCTGGAGATCCCAGTAAAAACCTATAAGGACTGAGGAGGTGGGAACAAAAATGAGGGAAGAATTCACCCGTCGTCCCTAGATCTGATTTACAAGGCATGCATTGAAAATTGAAACTCAACAATGTGAAGCATCTGCATGCCATGAATAATGAGATAgaaaataattgaaaatgaaTGGAGCATAAATTCGTCACATGTGTGACCTACCTGCCTTGAAGTAAAATACAAAACCAAACCATCAACACAACAAAATACCACCCACAGTTGTATTTGCAATGCATTAAAACGAACCCATGTGGGAGACAAGACAAACACGCACAAGTCAAATTCGAGAACTCCACCACCGACACCCACgttgtttttttaaatagatATGTGGATTCAAgtagtatttatttttttcattaataactTCATTATTATTAAGTAAAATTGTTAACTGGCTATTAGATTTCTAAATAAGAAATTGATGAAATTCCATATCATGAGACAATTTTTTCATGAATGATCCAGAGTTCGAACCCTGAAAaaagattaatttactaacattactaacaactaacatttgcctataaaaaaacataGAGTGCGAAATCACATGGAAGATATTGACATTATTCACTAGCTCTCAATGGTTAATGTAACTCATTGAATTCCTAAGTTTTCTTAAAAAATGTTCACTTTAAAAAACATTTGTCCATTATCACATGCAGACCAAAATTATGGAAGCACTTTTGtaaataaacaaaattaaaaccGTA is a window of Lotus japonicus ecotype B-129 chromosome 5, LjGifu_v1.2 DNA encoding:
- the LOC130717006 gene encoding ubiquitin-like domain-containing protein CIP73 isoform X4, with translation MADQCSNEGSTSANTSAQSSDSTVQLNIKTLDSRIFSFQVDNNMPVSSFKEKIANEIGVPVSQQRLIFRGKVLKDEHVLSEYHVENGHTLHLVERQPNQSQASGTRSAEPTGTNGNRGNDTGSGAPRNRVGQISHSVVLGTFNVGEQGEGIVQDLTRVIGTVLNTIANGGQSTVNVPNATQTSSAPPGNETEGVHAVRQNLAGNQAPSGQTFPGLAFQSMPQVVQIPMAAGAIPLPSLNSPIPDSLNTLSEFINSMQQALSQNGYRPNLSSTNLADQRVELPSNAQGLPTLEALSTVLHRAEQLLGSQAVAALSHIAGRLEQEGTSTDLGMRGQIQSESMQIGLAMQHLGALLLELGRTMLTLRMGQSYAESVVNAGPAVYISPSGPNPIMVQPFPLQTSSLFGGPAPSSTPASLGTIGIGSAPRNVNIHIHAAIGSRPNNGEGTRSEHRNEPGSGDSGSTRVLPVRNAVSATLPSHTPGVGIAGSTQTGSGVSTSQPPHDSAPFSSVLAEIHSRLRNSVGNMQGNNTVPSGQMESSNRDLSSGPESRPPLGNEQQDTMENGCEAASASSVGGTSETGVEKFLNHNQPQTEATQTYNNEERDVLVDKFVSSSSSNQDLPSCSSGETIVKSEKVQDAPSVIERRDGTEPAKAAPLGLGVGGLERKRRTRPLSPLGKGADDGSSGSSINQSQQTRTDGQHLLQTLASHGSAVNLRNANRTSQQPLPSSSSQVDVAGLMSQLLHSPALNGLLEGVSQQTGVDSPDGLRNTLQQFTQSPQMMNTVNQIVQQVGSQDMGRNMFAGMERGQGGGIDLSSMFQQMMPIVSRALGGGNPPSLFSATEPEPGAPYRDESSDNRSIQLDLQSVAERIDRLNPPSDVFRAVAENAVELSGSGSASSDLLDELCSNESLAREYVDMLRYDVNQLLEGQSESDKS
- the LOC130717006 gene encoding ubiquitin-like domain-containing protein CIP73 isoform X2, which encodes MADQCSNEGSTSANTSAQSSDSTVQLNIKTLDSRIFSFQVDNNMPVSSFKEKIANEIGVPVSQQRLIFRGKVLKDEHVLSEYHVENGHTLHLVERQPNQSQASGTRSAEPTGTNGNDTGSGAPRNRVGQISHSVVLGTFNVGEQGEGIVQDLTRVIGTVLNTIANGGQSTVNVPNATQTSSAPPGNETEGVHAVRQNLAGNQAPSGQTFPGLAFQSMPQVVQIPMAAGAIPLPSLNSPIPDSLNTLSEFINSMQQALSQNGYRPNLSSTNLADQRVELPSNAQGLPTLEALSTVLHRAEQLLGSQAVAALSHIAGRLEQEGTSTDLGMRGQIQSESMQIGLAMQHLGALLLELGRTMLTLRMGQSYAESVVNAGPAVYISPSGPNPIMVQPFPLQTSSLFGGPAPSSTPASLGTIGIGSAPRNVNIHIHAGTSLAPIVSAIGSRPNNGEGTRSEHRNEPGSGDSGSTRVLPVRNAVSATLPSHTPGVGIAGSTQTGSGVSTSQPPHDSAPFSSVLAEIHSRLRNSVGNMQGNNTVPSGQMESSNRDLSSGPESRPPLGNEQQDTMENGCEAASASSVGGTSETGVEKFLNHNQPQTEATQTYNNEERDVLVDKFVSSSSSNQDLPSCSSGETIVKSEKVQDAPSVIERRDGTEPAKAAPLGLGVGGLERKRRTRPLSPLGKGADDGSSGSSINQSQQTRTDGQHLLQTLASHGSAVNLRNANRTSQQPLPSSSSQVDVAGLMSQLLHSPALNGLLEGVSQQTGVDSPDGLRNTLQQFTQSPQMMNTVNQIVQQVGSQDMGRNMFAGMERGQGGGIDLSSMFQQMMPIVSRALGGGNPPSLFSATEPEPGAPYRDESSDNRSIQLDLQSVAERIDRLNPPSDVFRAVAENAVELSGSGSASSDLLDELCSNESLAREYVDMLRYDVNQLLEGQSESDKS
- the LOC130717006 gene encoding ubiquitin-like domain-containing protein CIP73 isoform X3; its protein translation is MADQCSNEGSTSANTSAQSSDSTVQLNIKTLDSRIFSFQVDNNMPVSSFKEKIANEIGVPVSQQRLIFRGKVLKDEHVLSEYHVENGHTLHLVERQPNQSQASGTRSAEPTGTNGNRGNDTGSGAPRNRVGQISHSVVLGTFNVGEQGEGIVQDLTRVIGTVLNTIANGGQSTVNVPNATQTSSAPPGNETEGVHAVRQNLAGNQAPSGQTFPGLAFQSMPQVVQIPMAAGAIPLPSLNSPIPDSLNTLSEFINSMQQALSQNGYRPNLSSTNLADQRVELPSNAQGLPTLEALSTVLHRAEQLLGSQAVAALSHIAGRLEQEGTSTDLGMRGQIQSESMQIGLAMQHLGALLLELGRTMLTLRMGQSYAESVVNAGPAVYISPSGPNPIMVQPFPLQTSSLFGGPAPSSTPASLGTIGIGSAPRNVNIHIHAGTSLAPIVSAIGSRPNNGEGTRSEHRNEPGSGDSGSTRVLPVRNAVSATLPSHTPGVGIAGSTQTGSGVSTSQPPHDSAPFSSVLAEIHSRLRNSVGNMQGNNTVPSGQMESSNRDLSSGPESRPPLGNEQQDTMENGCEAASASSVGGTSETGVEKPQTEATQTYNNEERDVLVDKFVSSSSSNQDLPSCSSGETIVKSEKVQDAPSVIERRDGTEPAKAAPLGLGVGGLERKRRTRPLSPLGKGADDGSSGSSINQSQQTRTDGQHLLQTLASHGSAVNLRNANRTSQQPLPSSSSQVDVAGLMSQLLHSPALNGLLEGVSQQTGVDSPDGLRNTLQQFTQSPQMMNTVNQIVQQVGSQDMGRNMFAGMERGQGGGIDLSSMFQQMMPIVSRALGGGNPPSLFSATEPEPGAPYRDESSDNRSIQLDLQSVAERIDRLNPPSDVFRAVAENAVELSGSGSASSDLLDELCSNESLAREYVDMLRYDVNQLLEGQSESDKS
- the LOC130717006 gene encoding ubiquitin-like domain-containing protein CIP73 isoform X1; its protein translation is MADQCSNEGSTSANTSAQSSDSTVQLNIKTLDSRIFSFQVDNNMPVSSFKEKIANEIGVPVSQQRLIFRGKVLKDEHVLSEYHVENGHTLHLVERQPNQSQASGTRSAEPTGTNGNRGNDTGSGAPRNRVGQISHSVVLGTFNVGEQGEGIVQDLTRVIGTVLNTIANGGQSTVNVPNATQTSSAPPGNETEGVHAVRQNLAGNQAPSGQTFPGLAFQSMPQVVQIPMAAGAIPLPSLNSPIPDSLNTLSEFINSMQQALSQNGYRPNLSSTNLADQRVELPSNAQGLPTLEALSTVLHRAEQLLGSQAVAALSHIAGRLEQEGTSTDLGMRGQIQSESMQIGLAMQHLGALLLELGRTMLTLRMGQSYAESVVNAGPAVYISPSGPNPIMVQPFPLQTSSLFGGPAPSSTPASLGTIGIGSAPRNVNIHIHAGTSLAPIVSAIGSRPNNGEGTRSEHRNEPGSGDSGSTRVLPVRNAVSATLPSHTPGVGIAGSTQTGSGVSTSQPPHDSAPFSSVLAEIHSRLRNSVGNMQGNNTVPSGQMESSNRDLSSGPESRPPLGNEQQDTMENGCEAASASSVGGTSETGVEKFLNHNQPQTEATQTYNNEERDVLVDKFVSSSSSNQDLPSCSSGETIVKSEKVQDAPSVIERRDGTEPAKAAPLGLGVGGLERKRRTRPLSPLGKGADDGSSGSSINQSQQTRTDGQHLLQTLASHGSAVNLRNANRTSQQPLPSSSSQVDVAGLMSQLLHSPALNGLLEGVSQQTGVDSPDGLRNTLQQFTQSPQMMNTVNQIVQQVGSQDMGRNMFAGMERGQGGGIDLSSMFQQMMPIVSRALGGGNPPSLFSATEPEPGAPYRDESSDNRSIQLDLQSVAERIDRLNPPSDVFRAVAENAVELSGSGSASSDLLDELCSNESLAREYVDMLRYDVNQLLEGQSESDKS